A window from Malania oleifera isolate guangnan ecotype guangnan chromosome 7, ASM2987363v1, whole genome shotgun sequence encodes these proteins:
- the LOC131160536 gene encoding probable pectate lyase 18 produces the protein MALLSSLSLLISVFSLLFLSPASSSQVPNPDSVAQDLERSINASRRNLGYLSCSTGNPIDDCWRCDPNWETNRQRLADCAVGFGRNAVGGRNGRIYVVTDPSDNDAVNPRPGTLRHAVIQDEPLWIIFKRDMTIQLREELIMNSFKTIDGRGVSVHIAGGACITVQYVTNIIIHGVNIHDCKQGGNAMVRSSPRHYGWRTISDGDGISLFGASHVWVDHCSLSNCHDGLIDAVEGSTAITISNNYMTHHDKVMLLGHSDTYTQDKNMQVTIAFNHFGEGLVQRMPRCRHGYFHVVNNDYTHWEMYAIGGSAAPTINSQGNRFLAPDDRFKKEVTKYEDAPETEWKNWNWRSVGDLMLNGAFFTSAGSSNNYERASSLSAKPSSLVGAITATAGTLSCRRGSRC, from the exons ATGGCGCTcctctcctccctctctctcctcatctccgtcttctctctcctcttcctcTCCCCTGCTTCCTCCTCCCAGGTCCCAAACCCTGACTCTGTCGCCCAAGACCTCGAGAG GAGCATTAATGCATCGAGGAGGAATCTGGGGTACCTGTCGTGCTCGACGGGGAACCCCATTGACGACTGCTGGCGGTGCGACCCTAACTGGGAGACGAACAGGCAGCGCCTGGCGGACTGCGCCGTGGGGTTCGGGAGGAACGCCGTGGGCGGCCGGAACGGCAGGATATACGTGGTGACGGACCCAAGCGACAACGACGCGGTGAACCCCCGGCCGGGGACGCTCCGGCACGCCGTGATCCAGGACGAGCCGCTGTGGATCATCTTCAAGCGCGACATGACGATCCAGCTGAGGGAGGAGCTGATCATGAACTCGTTCAAAACGATCGACGGTCGAGGAGTGAGCGTACACATCGCGGGTGGGGCCTGTATAACGGTTCAGTACGTGACGAATATAATAATACATGGGGTGAACATTCACGACTGCAAGCAGGGGGGGAACGCTATGGTGCGGAGCAGCCCACGGCACTACGGGTGGAGGACGATATCGGACGGCGATGGGATATCGTTGTTCGGGGCGAGCCACGTGTGGGTAGATCACTGCTCGCTGTCGAACTGCCACGACGGGCTGATCGACGCGGTGGAGGGGTCCACGGCCATCACGATATCGAACAATTACATGACGCACCATGATAAAGTCATGCTGCTGGGCCACAGCGACACCTACACCCAGGACAAGAACATGCAGGTCACCATTGCCTTTAATCACTTTGGAGAAGGCCTCGTCCAAAGAATGCCAAg GTGTAGGCATGGATACTTCCATGTGGTGAACAATGACTACACCCATTGGGAAATGTATGCCATTGGAGGAAGTGCTGCCCCTACCATCAACAGCCAAGGCAATCGGTTCCTTGCACCAGATGACAGATTCAAAAAAGAG GTGACAAAGTATGAGGATGCGCCCGAGACCGAGTGGAAGAACTGGAATTGGAGGTCCGTTGGGGACCTAATGTTGAACGGGGCATTTTTCACATCAGCTGGATCTTCGAACAACTACGAGAGGGCTTCGAGCTTGAGTGCGAAACCATCGTCTCTCGTGGGTGCGATAACCGCCACCGCCGGAACTCTCAGCTGCAGGCGGGGGTCTCGCTGCTAG